The sequence below is a genomic window from Mesoplodon densirostris isolate mMesDen1 chromosome 12, mMesDen1 primary haplotype, whole genome shotgun sequence.
CCGGGAGGCCGACGCACTCTTCTATTTCCACTTGCTCCGCCTCGGCTTCGGCCACGTGCAGGCCACGGTGGTCGGAAAGGGTGCGCTCTTTCCACGGGGCTCTGGGGACCCCAAGGGCCGATGAGCGAGCCTGGCGCTCAGTCTCAGCGCGACCCCGCCCTTCCTGGAGGCCTAGCCAGGCAGCTGATCTCAGGCTGGCTTAGGGCCAAGAGCAATGAGCAGGGACACTCACTGAGCCACCCTCTGCCACAGGCCGCTCGCGGCCGCTTCCAGCCCTGCACGACTGTCGGGACTTCCCATTTCTTAGGTCTCAGTGTAACCCGCGAGGGAGGGGGCACAGTGCGTCTGAATCCTGAAGCCTGAGGGAGGGGACGACCTGAGGGAGAGTATAGTGAGAACTCTCCAGTAGAATATGTCGAACTCTGTATCTTATTTACAAACGATATTAAGTTGCTTCTATTACGGCTCTATCTGTGATACTCAGTCCAAATTTACTATCCGATTTTGCTGGCTTCCATTTATCTACTGCCCTGAACAAATCAGAATAAACCATTAGGCTCATTAAACATATTTGAGAGTGCTTCCTTTATAGATAAAAGGACACAGAAAGAATTAGAGATAAAAGGACAGGAGAATTTTTAATACTCTGGGCAGCAGTTAATAGGCAATGCTTTCAGCTGgacagaaaaatcaagaaatggaGCTATGATCGTGTTAGTTTCAAGGGATTTCCCTCTGGGGTGCAAACCACACGGACCAGGCGCTGTTGGGTGTGCGCAGCCGTCTCTAACAGGCTAAGGCCGAAGCGGGAAATGCAGTGGCCTCTGGGGAGGGTGCTCAGTGGTCAGGGTccaggaggaagtggggaggagcTTACTTTGGCCTCCGAATACCTTTTTCTGCTCCTTGAGCGTTTGTTTTTCCGACGTACTTAATTAGATTTTCCATTAAAGTTTATTCCAACCCCTCGGGAACGCTCAACTGGTCCCATTAGAACTGTCTGAAAGGCACCCGGGTCTCTGCAAATACCGATTCGCTCCTCTGAAAGCTGTCGGCCCGACGTTGGATCTTCCCTTCGTCTCCGGTGCTGTCCTGGCCGCCCAGCGTCCACAGTTAAGGCTTCCGCAGCTTCCCGGTTGTGGCCTCCAGGCTGGCGCGCGGGGAAGCGGTAGGATCCAGATGCTACCGCCCAGCGAGAGCGCCCTGGGCGCGCGCCCCAGCGCAGCTGCGCCTTCCGGGGAAGAAGCCCTAGCTGCGGGCTTCGGAGGCGAGACCTGGAGTCCAATGAGGAGGgagcgggtgggggaggggcttgcCGAAAGCCCTGGATATAAGGCCGGGGGGCCCTTGCGGCGGCGGGTCTGACGCGCGGCAGGCGGTTGGCAGAGGACCCACGGGCCCCTGCGAGGCTCGCCGCGGCATGGCCGCCCCCAAGCGGTTTCCCACGCTCGTTCAGCTGGAGCAGCGAGAAGGGACGCTCTTCGAGGTGCTCGGTAACCTCACCAAGCGGCCCTACTGGTTTCACTCCGAGTACCTGAAGAGTCCGAGGGCAATTCACCTGGAGGCCTGGCTGGTGGAAGCAATCTTCGGTGAGCGGGCCCGAGCGGTGAGGCCGAGGCCGCCCCTCACCGCAGGCTGGCCGCGCCCAGGCAGCTTCTTCGCGGCTCTGGCTCGCATGCGGGCCCCCCGCTGCCTCCCTTCCCAGGCCCCACTGCTCAGGACCTCGTTGCTTCCTGCGCAGGCCTGGGCGGAGAGCACATCCCGCATGTCGAGTGTGTGTCGCAGACCCTGCTTCACGTTAATCAGTGGGACCCGGACGGCGAGGCTGAGATCTTGATATTTGGACGGCCTTATTACCAGAAGGATGTATACACGATGATCATGAACTTGGCCGACTATCACCGCCAACTCCGGGCGCAAAGTACGGGGCCGGGAACAATGAAAGGTACCCTAGGCAGGCCCCGGGTTCCTTGGGAGGGATTCTGTTGCGTCCTGGCTGTGCCGGGGCAGCGGTCTCATCCTCTTAATTCGACTGGAAGAGGGTTTCCTCTTTGCAAGGGATCCAGAGGAGCAAATTGACCTCGTTCTCTGATTCCGGGCTCCCACCCCTGCAGCCCGAAGGGGTAACTCCTATGTGGAGAGTATGTGGGACACAGGTGCGACCTCCTCTCGTTGTTCTTCTTCCAGGTTCTGAGAAGCCTCCTGCCCGGGAGGCGGCGACCCAGCGGTCCCCCAGTGCAGTCCGACAGGCGGCGACCCATCTGTGCCCCAGCGAAGCCCGGGAGGCCGGGACCCAGCGGTCCCCCTGCGCGGTCCGACAGGCGGCCACCCAGCGGTCCCCCGGCACAGCCCGGGAGGCGGCCACCCAGCGGTCCCCCGGCGCAGCCCGGGAGGCGGCCACCCAGCGGTCCCCCGGCGCTGCCCGGGAGGCGGCGACCCAGCGGTCCCCCGGCGCAGCCCGGGAGGCGGCGACCCAGCGGTCCCCCGGCGCAGCCCGGGAGGCGGCCACCCAGCGGTCCCCCGGCGCTGCCCGGGAGGCGGCGACCCAGCGGTCCCCCGGCGCAGCCCGGGAGGCGGCGACCCAGCGGTCCCCCGGCGCAGCCCGGGAGGCGGCGACCCAGCGGTCCCCCGGCGCAGCCCGGGAGGCGGCGACCCAGCGGTCCCCCGGCGCAGCCCGGGAGGCGGCCACCCAGCGGTCCCCCGGCGCAGCCCGGGAGGCGGCCACCCAGCGGTCCCCCGGCGCAGCCCGGGAGGCGGCCACCCAGAGCTTCCCCGAAGCTATCCAGGGTCCGGTTACCAGGTTCTGAACGCGTTTCGGGCCCAGGAGCAAGAGAGCCAGGCAAGGTCAAAGTGGAAGCCCCTCCTGGAACCCTATGCTGCTGCAGAAGCTGAGAAAATAATGGTGTGTGTTGTTCTTGGTTTCCCCGCTTCCCGCCACTCCCTGTTAAATGTTTGCAAACACGAATCTAAAGAGTTCTAATAAAGCATCGAATTTCCCTAACGTCTGTTAATtggcagggggaaggggagagatagGCACGTCCCTCCAGCAGTCACTATCTGCTCCAGGTGGCTTTCTACCCAGAGGCAGGTGAGAGCTTTTGGCTTTCTAGCCGCCCGGGGCTGCAGTCTCTCGCGCCTCGGGCAGGTGCTTCCCCTGTGCTCCTTCACCATGCGCATCTGGCTTTGCAAGGTGAGGGACCTCTCGGGCCGTCGAGTCTGTCCTCATGGGAAACCTTTCCAAGCCTGAGATATTTCTACTCAGAGACAAGGGATGCGAAAACTTGGTTTCAACGGGCCTCACGGGTGGGCGTATCATAGCGCTGCAagcagagacttcccagctcagGCAACTGCTGGCGACTAGGGGCAAACTGAAATGGCCAGGACAGCGCAGCCGTCGTCTCCAAGTCCTGCCCGGGTCACTCGACCTCCAGTGATGTTTGAAGCCAGTGAGACGCAAGCAGTGCTGGTGACACTTGCCTGCTAACTAGTAACCGCAGCAGTGGGGAGCCCTCCTTGTCACTGttcaaaattgaaatatatttgacatataatacAGTGTAAATTAAGATGTACAACATGTTAACGTTATACACTCACATGTTGTACTCTGAGTACCACCGTAGAGAGAAGTAGTATCTCTATCAGTTTGGCTTCCTGTTCCTGGCTGCTGGCTGGGACGCTGGTGCCCTGGCTAGAAGTAAACTGTTAACAGCTGGGTGTTAGGATTGTTTTAAAATAGTACAAGTCAATTTAGTGctatgaaaattttcattttaaaaatccaaggaaACCTAATTTTAAAGAGCAGGGAGTGGTATGTCTATTGTAGACCCTTTGGTCACCAGTAATGATCACTCCAATTTTGAATAAGCCTTTAGTTTATAACAAGGGAAATATAAAGATGCAAAGCTGAATTTACAAATAGCCTATTAACTATTTTCAGAAGAGGCAAGGCTGAGTGAACCTTAAACATTTAGACTCAATCAATGCAGACTCAAAGTTTCAACTGAGGCTAAATCAGAGTAGAATTAAGACTCAATCTTGATTTTTCCCCCCTCTAAGTAGCACCCACAAGACCAGAACATCAAATTCTGTCCTTTACAAGAAAGATTACTGAATAGCAGGTAGCAAGCCAATGGAACATTTAGGAATCTCTGTGACTGTCCTGAAACTAGGTTTAAAATAccctacatatacacatatagacatgtCTGAGATGATCTTATGAAAGAAAATGGTAAGATACAGTAAACATCCTTGGTTGGAGATGAGCCAATGAAAGGAGACTGAActttaaataaaagcatttaGATGTGATGGCACTTAGGTAAAATTCCTTATGCTTATAAAGAgttgatctaaaaaaaaaaaaaaaaaaaaaaaccttactagTTTCCTCTCCAAGCAGGGCATGGACCAGTGACATCCAAGTTTTCACCCAGATCAAAGTCCCCAGACCTTCCTATCTGCCATTTCAAGCTTACTGTCTTACGGAAGTAACAGTTTAACTTGCACCTTTACGTAATTGTATacacctttttttcccttcttctagCAGCTTGATTTTTCTCAGGATGGGTACAGTTTGATTTAGCCCTTCCCTTAGTGGTTGACTAGTTTGTTTCTCCAATTACTCAATTACGAACTTCTGTCTTGAATTTCTACGTGCATCCTTGAGTCCACACTGGAATATTTCCCTAAGAGAACTTCCTAGAAGCGGAACTGCTAGTTAAAGAATGAGCGCCTTTCAGATTTTATATTGCCAAACTGCCCTACAAAATCGTCATACCAATTATCTTCGTACTACATGGTACAAAAGCTACTTTCACTATACTCACCCAAACTCAAGATTAGCGATCTATTTTATGTCCATGtgtatcattttttctatttttttctatctacCCCACTGTTTTAACTATGTATCTTTATACAATGTTTTAATATCTGAGAGGGCTAACCTACTCACTGTTCAATTGTCAGACTTGCAATTTATTAAAATGCATACAAAACTAGTTGAGGGAAAGGTGTATAGAGATGGCTTCccaaaatattgattttattctaTTAAGGTATGCTGTAGTGCTCATTTTATTCCTTAAACGAcatgtatactatatatacagAAGAATGTATTTTACCCATTAAAAGAAGATGGAGTTTAGATAGGAAGATTCTgtttggaaactgaggcccaaggccGTCCATGGAAGTTGTCAAGGAACGAAGGCAAAAACTACAGAAGTCTCCTATGGAAAAGACACACGCTTCCCAATGTTCAtaccagcactatttacagtagccaagatatggaagcaacctaagtgtccatcaacagaagaatggataaagaaggtgtggtgtgtgtgtgtgtgtgtgtgtgtgtatatatatatatatatatatgtatgtatatatgtgtgtgtatata
It includes:
- the KHDC3L gene encoding KH domain-containing protein 3, which translates into the protein MAAPKRFPTLVQLEQREGTLFEVLGNLTKRPYWFHSEYLKSPRAIHLEAWLVEAIFGLGGEHIPHVECVSQTLLHVNQWDPDGEAEILIFGRPYYQKDVYTMIMNLADYHRQLRAQSSEKPPAREAATQRSPSAVRQAATHLCPSEAREAGTQRSPCAVRQAATQRSPGTAREAATQRSPGAAREAATQRSPGAAREAATQRSPGAAREAATQRSPGAAREAATQRSPGAAREAATQRSPGAAREAATQRSPGAAREAATQRSPGAAREAATQRSPGAAREAATQRSPGAAREAATQRSPGAAREAATQSFPEAIQGPVTRF